A portion of the Paenibacillus hamazuiensis genome contains these proteins:
- a CDS encoding ribonuclease HII, whose amino-acid sequence MLEYERELWEKGRTHIAGVDEVGRGCLFGDVVAAAVILPQGLELEGVDDSKKLSKKQREELYDVIMEKALAVGVGIVDVPTIEKINIKQAARLAMKMAVERLAVEPDYLLVDAEKVDVPIRQLAVIHGDALSQSIAAASIIAKVTRDRLCLEWDLQYPEYGIAMHKGYATKLHRERIVEHGPSPMHRKTFLSKILYEQQELFEL is encoded by the coding sequence ATGCTGGAATATGAACGTGAGCTGTGGGAGAAGGGACGCACCCATATCGCCGGTGTGGACGAGGTAGGACGCGGATGTCTGTTTGGCGATGTGGTGGCGGCCGCGGTCATTTTGCCGCAAGGGCTTGAACTTGAAGGCGTGGACGATTCGAAAAAATTAAGCAAAAAACAGCGCGAAGAGCTGTACGATGTCATTATGGAGAAGGCGCTGGCGGTAGGCGTCGGCATCGTCGACGTGCCGACCATCGAGAAGATCAATATCAAGCAGGCGGCGCGCCTGGCGATGAAGATGGCGGTGGAGCGGCTGGCCGTGGAACCGGATTATTTGCTTGTCGATGCGGAAAAGGTGGATGTGCCGATCCGGCAGCTTGCCGTCATTCACGGCGATGCGCTCAGCCAATCGATCGCCGCCGCGTCGATCATCGCGAAGGTGACGCGCGACCGGCTTTGCCTGGAATGGGACTTGCAGTACCCCGAATACGGAATTGCGATGCATAAGGGATACGCCACAAAGCTGCACCGGGAGCGCATCGTAGAGCACGGTCCTTCGCCGATGCACCGCAAGACGTTTTTAAGCAAAATTTTATACGAGCAGCAGGAGCTGTTTGAGCTGTAA
- the ylqF gene encoding ribosome biogenesis GTPase YlqF, with the protein MTIQWFPGHMTRARRQIEEKLKLIDVVIELLDARIPMSSRNPMIDEILQGKPRLVVLNKSDLADPAVTARWQDYFQNELGLKTLPIDANSGHQVNQIIPRCKELWADKIEAQLRKGINPRAIRALIVGIPNVGKSTLINRLAGKRIAAVGDKPGVTKAQQWIKIGEEMQLLDTPGILWPKFEDQLVGFRLAVTGAIKEEILHVDDIALFALRYLVEHYGDAMKERFGLAALPADSSDTDEIVKVMEEIGRKRGALLGGGRIDYEKTSLLILRELRAGKLGRITLETPELVHA; encoded by the coding sequence GTGACGATTCAATGGTTTCCCGGTCATATGACCCGGGCGCGACGGCAAATCGAAGAAAAACTGAAGCTGATCGACGTCGTCATCGAGCTGCTGGACGCGCGTATTCCGATGTCGAGCCGGAACCCGATGATTGACGAGATTTTGCAGGGTAAGCCGCGCCTTGTCGTCCTCAATAAATCCGATCTGGCCGATCCGGCGGTAACCGCAAGGTGGCAGGACTATTTTCAAAACGAGCTCGGCCTTAAAACGCTGCCGATCGATGCGAATTCCGGCCATCAGGTGAACCAGATCATTCCCCGCTGCAAGGAGCTGTGGGCGGACAAAATCGAGGCGCAGCTTCGCAAAGGGATCAACCCGCGGGCGATCCGCGCTTTGATCGTAGGTATTCCGAACGTAGGGAAGTCGACCCTTATCAACAGGCTGGCGGGAAAACGAATTGCCGCCGTCGGCGACAAGCCGGGGGTGACGAAAGCGCAGCAGTGGATCAAGATAGGCGAAGAGATGCAGCTTCTCGATACGCCCGGTATCCTGTGGCCGAAGTTCGAGGATCAGCTGGTCGGTTTCCGGCTGGCCGTAACGGGTGCGATCAAGGAAGAAATTTTGCATGTAGACGACATTGCGCTGTTTGCCCTGCGTTATTTGGTCGAGCATTACGGCGATGCGATGAAAGAGCGGTTCGGCCTTGCCGCATTGCCAGCGGATTCGTCCGATACGGACGAAATCGTCAAGGTGATGGAGGAAATCGGCCGCAAGCGCGGTGCTTTGCTCGGCGGCGGCAGGATCGACTATGAAAAGACGTCGCTGCTTATTTTGCGCGAGCTGCGGGCCGGCAAGCTGGGCCGGATTACGCTGGAAACGCCGGAGCTCGTTCACGCATAA
- the lepB gene encoding signal peptidase I, with translation MDQEQSVDNKQTTLKNETWEWIKALLIAAALVFLIRWLIFAPFIVEGPSMEPNFYTGERLIVNKIIYSLRKPQRGEVIVFHATPEKDYIKRVIALPGETIRVDGDKVYVNNQPLDETYLKEALDKAAKEGRPYNIRNFNEKTVPEGAIFVMGDNRSNSADSRDIGFIEYSKVVGRADLIFWPFNKIGFVHFK, from the coding sequence ATGGATCAAGAACAATCGGTGGATAACAAACAAACGACGTTGAAAAATGAAACCTGGGAATGGATCAAGGCGCTGCTGATCGCGGCCGCTCTCGTGTTTTTGATTCGGTGGCTCATTTTTGCGCCTTTTATCGTCGAAGGTCCCTCGATGGAGCCCAACTTTTACACAGGGGAACGCTTGATTGTGAACAAGATCATTTACTCGCTGCGAAAGCCTCAGCGGGGCGAAGTGATTGTTTTTCATGCGACGCCGGAAAAAGACTACATAAAAAGGGTTATCGCCCTCCCGGGGGAAACGATTCGCGTAGACGGAGACAAGGTATACGTGAACAATCAGCCGCTTGACGAGACGTATCTCAAAGAGGCGCTGGATAAAGCCGCTAAAGAGGGGAGACCTTATAACATAAGGAACTTTAACGAAAAGACCGTTCCCGAAGGGGCGATTTTCGTAATGGGGGACAACCGCTCCAACAGCGCCGACAGCCGCGATATCGGGTTTATCGAGTACAGCAAGGTCGTGGGCCGGGCGGACCTCATTTTCTGGCCGTTTAATAAAATCGGCTTCGTTCATTTCAAGTAA
- the rplS gene encoding 50S ribosomal protein L19, whose translation MNLIQEITKEQLRQDIPSFRPGDTLKVYVKVIEGSRERIQLFEGVVIKRRGGGISETFTVRKISYGVGVERTFPLHTPKIEKIEVARRGKVRRAKLYYLRGLRGKAARIQEIR comes from the coding sequence ATGAACTTAATTCAGGAGATTACGAAGGAACAACTTCGCCAAGATATCCCAAGCTTTCGCCCCGGCGATACTTTGAAAGTGTACGTAAAAGTTATCGAGGGATCCCGCGAGCGTATCCAGCTGTTCGAAGGTGTTGTCATTAAGCGCCGCGGCGGCGGAATCAGCGAAACGTTCACGGTAAGAAAAATTTCTTACGGCGTGGGTGTGGAAAGAACGTTCCCGCTTCACACTCCGAAGATTGAGAAGATTGAAGTGGCTCGCCGTGGTAAAGTTCGTCGCGCGAAGCTCTACTATCTGCGCGGTCTTCGCGGTAAGGCAGCAAGAATTCAAGAAATTCGATAA
- the trmD gene encoding tRNA (guanosine(37)-N1)-methyltransferase TrmD has protein sequence MKIDVLTLFPAMFDGVFSSSILGKARDKGLVSFNTVNFRDYSNNKHNTVDDYPYGGGGGMVLKPEPIFAAVEDLLAGGDGAEVAEDGAKPRVVLMCPQGETFTQKKAEELAQESHLIFVCGHYEGYDERIREHLVTDELSIGDYVLTGGELPAMVVIDSVVRLLPGVLGNETSAVTDSFSTGLLEYPHYTRPVSFRGWEVPDILLSGHHDNIAKWRKRESLRRTLLKRPDLLENYPLTAEERKWLEELRAETGEQTD, from the coding sequence ATGAAAATCGACGTATTGACGTTGTTTCCGGCCATGTTCGACGGCGTGTTCTCCTCCAGCATCCTGGGGAAAGCGCGGGATAAAGGCCTCGTTTCCTTCAACACGGTCAACTTTCGCGATTACTCGAACAATAAGCACAATACGGTCGACGATTACCCGTACGGCGGCGGGGGCGGCATGGTGCTGAAGCCGGAGCCGATTTTTGCCGCGGTGGAGGATTTGCTGGCCGGCGGAGATGGTGCAGAGGTTGCGGAGGACGGAGCCAAGCCGCGGGTCGTCCTCATGTGTCCGCAAGGCGAAACGTTCACGCAAAAAAAAGCGGAGGAGCTTGCACAGGAGAGCCATCTTATTTTCGTATGCGGCCATTACGAAGGTTATGACGAGCGGATACGCGAGCATCTCGTTACGGACGAGCTGTCCATCGGCGATTACGTGCTGACCGGCGGCGAGCTTCCGGCGATGGTCGTCATTGACAGCGTCGTGCGGCTTTTGCCCGGCGTGCTCGGCAACGAGACGTCGGCGGTCACCGACTCGTTCAGCACCGGCCTGCTGGAATACCCGCATTATACGCGTCCCGTCAGCTTCCGCGGCTGGGAAGTGCCGGATATTTTGCTGTCCGGTCATCACGACAATATTGCAAAGTGGCGCAAGCGGGAATCGCTCCGGCGAACGCTGCTTAAACGGCCCGATTTGCTGGAAAATTACCCGCTTACGGCGGAGGAACGCAAATGGCTGGAAGAACTGCGGGCGGAAACCGGCGAACAAACGGACTAG
- the rimM gene encoding ribosome maturation factor RimM (Essential for efficient processing of 16S rRNA), with protein MGDKLFTVGKLVNTHGIRGEVKIVSQTDFPDVRFAKGSELILLDPEKNVRVPVTVESSRLHKNMYIVKLKGYGSINDVEKYKGYLVKVSEEHLVELEEDEYYYHEIIGCRVVTDEGEELGSIVEILTPGANDVWVVKRKNGKQLLLPVIDDVVLDVDVAEKVVQVHIMEGLLD; from the coding sequence ATGGGTGACAAGCTGTTTACCGTTGGCAAACTCGTTAATACGCACGGCATTCGCGGCGAGGTGAAAATCGTATCGCAGACGGATTTTCCCGATGTGCGGTTTGCCAAAGGAAGCGAACTGATTTTGCTCGATCCGGAAAAAAACGTGCGCGTTCCGGTGACGGTCGAATCGTCGCGATTGCATAAGAACATGTACATCGTCAAGCTGAAGGGATACGGCAGCATTAACGATGTCGAAAAATATAAAGGTTATCTTGTCAAAGTGTCCGAGGAGCATCTTGTGGAGCTGGAAGAAGACGAATATTACTACCATGAGATCATCGGCTGCCGCGTCGTTACGGACGAAGGCGAGGAGCTCGGCAGCATCGTCGAGATTTTAACTCCAGGCGCGAACGACGTGTGGGTCGTGAAACGGAAAAACGGCAAGCAGCTGCTGCTTCCGGTCATCGACGATGTCGTTTTGGATGTGGATGTCGCCGAAAAGGTCGTGCAGGTACATATTATGGAAGGTTTGCTGGACTGA
- a CDS encoding KH domain-containing protein, translated as MEELITVIAKALVDHPDEVRVAARENEREITYELSVHPSDVGKVIGKQGRIAKAFRTVVTSAAVKESKRVNVEIVS; from the coding sequence ATGGAAGAGTTAATCACTGTCATCGCCAAGGCGTTGGTAGATCATCCTGATGAAGTTCGCGTCGCGGCTCGTGAAAACGAACGCGAGATCACGTATGAGCTGTCCGTCCATCCAAGCGATGTCGGGAAGGTGATCGGCAAGCAGGGGCGTATCGCCAAAGCGTTCCGCACTGTCGTTACGTCGGCTGCCGTCAAGGAAAGCAAACGTGTGAACGTTGAAATTGTTTCGTAA
- the rpsP gene encoding 30S ribosomal protein S16, whose product MATRIRLKRMGAHKAPFYRVVVSDSRSPRDGRFIEEIGTYNPVAQPAIVNIDEEKALKWLQTGAQASDTVRSLFSKAGIMKKFHESKLQK is encoded by the coding sequence ATGGCAACACGCATTCGTTTGAAACGTATGGGCGCTCACAAAGCTCCTTTCTACCGTGTGGTGGTATCCGATTCCCGTTCCCCGCGCGACGGCCGTTTTATCGAAGAGATCGGTACTTATAACCCGGTTGCTCAGCCGGCTATCGTTAATATCGATGAGGAAAAAGCGCTGAAATGGCTGCAAACAGGCGCTCAAGCATCCGATACGGTACGCAGCCTGTTCAGCAAAGCCGGCATCATGAAGAAATTCCACGAGTCGAAGCTTCAGAAGTAA
- the ffh gene encoding signal recognition particle protein, which produces MAFEGLASRLQNVFSKLRGKGKLTEDDVNEALREVRLALLEADVNFKVVKDFIAKVKEKAIGQEVLQSFTPAMVVVDIVNKELTELMGGTQSKLARSNKPPTVIMMVGLQGAGKTTTTGKLAKLLQQQNHRPLLAAADIYRPAAIKQLQVLGEQLKVPVFSLGDKVSPVEIAKQALQHAKEHGNDYLIVDTAGRLQTDEALMDELRNIAAEVKPDEILLVIDSTIGQESVNVAESFHKQLELTGVILTKLDSDTRGGAAISVKAVTGCPIKFAATGEKLDALEPFHPERMASRILGMGDMLTLIEKAQSAIDADKAKEMERKLRTAEFTFDDFLEQMEQVKKLGPLDQILGMLPGANKMKGMKDVKVDDKQMDRVTAIVRSMTKEERANPDMMTLNRRKRIAAGSGNTLNDVNRFIKQFEEMRKMMKQLSGMMGPKGQKMMKSMKGKLGKGMRFPF; this is translated from the coding sequence ATGGCATTCGAAGGATTGGCCAGCCGGCTGCAAAACGTATTCAGCAAGCTGCGGGGAAAAGGCAAGCTGACCGAAGACGACGTTAACGAGGCGCTGCGCGAGGTTAGGCTTGCGCTCCTCGAGGCGGACGTTAACTTCAAGGTGGTCAAAGATTTCATCGCCAAGGTGAAGGAGAAAGCGATCGGCCAGGAAGTGCTGCAGAGCTTTACTCCGGCGATGGTCGTCGTCGACATCGTCAACAAAGAGCTGACCGAGCTGATGGGCGGTACGCAAAGCAAGCTGGCCCGCTCGAACAAGCCGCCGACGGTCATCATGATGGTCGGCTTGCAGGGAGCCGGCAAGACGACGACGACCGGCAAGCTCGCCAAGCTGCTGCAGCAGCAAAATCACCGGCCGCTGCTCGCGGCGGCGGACATTTACCGCCCTGCGGCGATCAAGCAGCTGCAGGTGCTGGGCGAACAGCTCAAGGTGCCTGTTTTCTCGCTGGGCGATAAAGTCAGTCCCGTGGAAATTGCGAAGCAAGCTCTTCAGCATGCGAAGGAGCACGGCAACGACTACTTGATCGTCGATACGGCGGGACGTCTGCAAACCGACGAAGCGCTGATGGACGAGCTGCGGAATATCGCGGCGGAAGTGAAGCCGGACGAGATTTTGCTCGTCATCGATTCGACGATCGGCCAGGAGTCCGTCAATGTAGCGGAAAGCTTCCACAAGCAGCTTGAGCTGACCGGCGTCATTTTGACCAAACTCGACAGCGATACGCGCGGCGGTGCGGCGATTTCCGTCAAAGCGGTCACCGGATGCCCGATCAAGTTCGCCGCGACCGGCGAAAAGCTCGATGCGCTCGAGCCGTTCCATCCGGAGCGGATGGCTTCGCGGATTCTCGGCATGGGCGACATGCTGACGCTGATCGAGAAGGCGCAGTCGGCGATCGACGCCGACAAGGCGAAGGAAATGGAGCGCAAGCTGCGCACGGCGGAGTTTACGTTCGACGATTTTCTCGAGCAAATGGAGCAAGTCAAGAAGCTCGGGCCGCTCGACCAAATTCTCGGCATGCTGCCGGGCGCAAACAAGATGAAGGGCATGAAGGACGTCAAGGTCGACGACAAGCAGATGGACCGCGTGACCGCCATCGTGCGCTCAATGACGAAGGAAGAGCGCGCCAACCCGGATATGATGACCTTGAACCGGCGCAAACGAATTGCGGCGGGCAGCGGCAACACGCTGAACGACGTCAACCGCTTCATCAAGCAGTTCGAGGAAATGCGCAAAATGATGAAGCAGTTGTCCGGGATGATGGGCCCGAAAGGCCAAAAGATGATGAAAAGCATGAAAGGCAAGCTCGGCAAAGGGATGCGTTTTCCCTTTTAA
- the ylxM gene encoding YlxM family DNA-binding protein yields the protein MTDAATQHGTEAEPLEKTNRINLLFDFYEPLLTEKQQMFMKAYFHDDYSLGEIAAEFQISRQAVFEHIKRAEQSLADYEDKLQLLAKHERRVAAASGIDRLLETAEADLRQQVRQLLDRMLE from the coding sequence GTGACCGATGCCGCTACTCAGCACGGAACCGAAGCGGAACCGCTCGAGAAGACGAACCGGATCAATCTGCTGTTCGATTTTTACGAGCCGCTGCTCACGGAAAAACAACAGATGTTTATGAAGGCGTATTTTCACGACGACTATTCGCTCGGGGAAATCGCAGCGGAGTTTCAAATCAGCCGCCAGGCGGTTTTTGAGCATATTAAACGCGCGGAGCAATCGCTCGCGGATTATGAAGATAAATTGCAGCTGCTGGCGAAGCACGAGCGGCGTGTCGCCGCAGCGAGCGGAATCGATCGGCTGCTGGAGACGGCCGAAGCCGATCTGCGGCAGCAGGTAAGGCAGCTGCTGGACCGGATGTTGGAATAA
- the ftsY gene encoding signal recognition particle-docking protein FtsY, translated as MSFFKRLKESISSKAEAVTSKFMEGLTKTRDALVGSVEDLFSRRKKIDEEFYEELEEILIGADVGVGTVMKLMDELRTEVKKRKIENPSELRPVLSEKLVALLKGEQDASLRFADQGLTVILIVGINGVGKTTTIGKMAHMFKSQGKKVLLAAGDTFRAGAIEQLEEWGRRVGVDVIKQQAGSDPAAVMFDALHAAKNRGADILLCDTAGRLQNKVNLMEELNKIYRVIRREVPEAPHEVLLVLDATTGQNALSQAKLFDEKSGLTGLVLTKLDSTAKGGIVIAIRQELQLPVKFVGLGEKMDDLQAFDSEQFVHALFADLIREEQDDEDGAAESK; from the coding sequence ATGAGTTTTTTTAAAAGACTGAAAGAAAGCATATCTTCCAAGGCGGAAGCCGTTACGAGCAAATTTATGGAAGGCCTCACGAAAACGAGGGATGCGCTGGTCGGCAGCGTGGAGGACTTGTTTTCGCGCCGCAAGAAGATCGACGAAGAGTTTTACGAGGAGCTGGAGGAAATATTGATCGGAGCCGACGTCGGCGTAGGCACGGTCATGAAGCTGATGGACGAGCTTCGCACGGAAGTGAAAAAGCGGAAGATCGAAAACCCGAGCGAGCTTCGCCCGGTGCTGTCCGAGAAGCTGGTCGCCTTGCTCAAAGGGGAGCAGGACGCTTCTTTGCGGTTTGCCGATCAAGGCTTGACCGTCATCCTGATCGTCGGCATCAACGGCGTCGGCAAGACGACGACGATCGGCAAGATGGCGCACATGTTCAAATCGCAAGGAAAAAAAGTGTTGCTGGCCGCCGGGGATACGTTCCGGGCCGGCGCGATCGAGCAGCTTGAGGAATGGGGCCGCCGCGTCGGCGTCGATGTGATCAAGCAGCAGGCCGGCTCGGATCCGGCCGCGGTTATGTTTGACGCGCTGCATGCGGCGAAAAACCGCGGCGCGGACATTTTGCTTTGCGATACGGCAGGCCGTTTGCAAAATAAAGTGAACCTCATGGAGGAGCTGAACAAGATTTACCGCGTCATCCGCCGCGAAGTGCCGGAAGCTCCGCATGAGGTGCTGCTTGTGCTTGACGCCACAACCGGGCAAAATGCGCTCAGCCAGGCGAAGCTGTTCGACGAAAAGTCGGGCCTGACCGGCCTTGTGCTGACCAAGCTGGACAGCACCGCCAAAGGCGGCATCGTCATCGCGATCCGCCAGGAGCTGCAGCTGCCGGTCAAATTCGTCGGCCTCGGCGAGAAAATGGACGATCTGCAGGCTTTCGATTCGGAGCAGTTCGTACACGCGCTGTTTGCCGACTTGATCCGCGAGGAACAAGATGACGAGGACGGGGCAGCGGAGAGCAAGTGA